A segment of the Cohnella algarum genome:
GTCTTATTTCCAAGGAAAAACGATGAGCGCGTATTCCGCTTGCCGCCTCGACGTCGAATCGCTTGGCGCGCGGTACGCCGACGGGACGCTGGCGGTGGACGGCAAGCTCGTCACCGGTCATGCGTGGCCGGATTTGCCGGGTTTTATGCGCGAACTGATCAAGCTGCTCCGCTAATGAGGTTTCGCTAATCGCGTCGGCTCCCAGCCGGTTTTTGCCGGACTCGGGGGCTTTTTTTGTATGGCCGAACGTTTCCGCCAGGCTAGCCATATAGTAAAATACATATAGGAAAATGGAGATTCATAGATTCGCAGAATAACAGGCACCCGGGAGTGAACTCATTGCAAAAAAGAAGATCCGCCGCGCTGGCGGCGGTTTTGGCCCTGGCGCTGCTCGGCGGCTGCGGCCTGACGGAACAAGGAAATTCCGGCAATGTTGCGGCGATGGAGGAGAATTCGATCGTTTGGGCGTTCACGCAAGCCGACCAGCAGCCGGAGCGGCAGCTGATCGGCCTGATCGACGGCGCGCGGGAAACCCTCGACATCGCCATCTACAGCCTGACGCATCCGGACATCGTGCAAGCGATCAAGAACGCGCACCTGCGCGGCGTCGCCGTCCGGGTCATTACGGACCGGACCCAATCGTCCGGCAAATCGCAGAAAGAAGCGCTGAAGCTGCTCGGGAGCGCGGGGATTCCGCTGAAGATCAATACGCACGACGGGCTGATGCACTTGAAAATGACGATCGCGGACCGGCAGAAGGCTTCCACCGGCTCCTTTAATTATTCCAAGGCGGCCAGCACGCGGAACGACGAGATTTTCATGGTGATCGACAATGCCGAAATCGCCGGGGCGTTCGCGGACGAGTTCGAGAATATGTGGAACGACGAAGACGACTTCGAAACGGTGGACGCCCGCATCGCGCAGCCGGAATCGGATTCGTCCGGAGTTCGGGCGGCGGAAGGCGCCTCGGAGGAAGCAGGGGAAACCGTTTCGCCCTCTCCGGCAGCCTCGCCCGCGGCGTGCGCCGATCCGCAAATCAAAGGAAATATCAATTCCAAAGGCGATAAAATTTATCACATGCCCGGAGGAGCGGCTTACGAGCAGACGAAGGCGGAAGAAATGTTCTGCACGGAGGCGGACGCCGAAGCTGCCGGATTCCGTCCGGCGAAGAAGTGACCGGAAAAACTTGCTTTGACACGCCAACATTTGTCATTGTAAAATAGCGCGGAAGTGAAAGCGCATTAATCGAATCCATCATCGGCGCAAGCATGCGCGAAGGGAAGGGTTAGTTTTGGAACAGCTGTTATGGCCGGAGGGAGCTCCCTATGCGACGGGGAGCGGGGACGAGGATCGTCCCGCGATATTTCCGTATGTGCTGGAAGGCAAGGGAAACCCTGCCGTGATCGTATTTCCGGGCGGCGGGTACGGCATGAGGGCGCACCACGAGGGCGAACCGATCGCCCTTTGGCTCAATTCCATCGGGATTTCGGCGTTCGTGCTCCGGTACCGCGTCGCTCCTTATCAATATCCGTGCGCATGGTTGGACGCGCAGCGCGCGATTCGCACGGTTCGACACGAAGCCGACCGGTACGGGATCGATTCGGCGCGCGTGGGCATTCTCGGCTTTTCGGCCGGCGGCCATCTCGCCTCGACGGCCGGAACGCAGTACGATGCGGGTCGTCCGGATGCGGAGGACGCGGTCGAACGGCAGTCGAGCCGTCCCGATCTGACGATTTTGTGCTATCCGGTCATTTCGATGGACGAATCGATCACGCACGCGGGCTCGCGCCTAAATTTGCTCGGCGAGGATCCCGACCCCGAGCTTGCGCGGAAAATGAGCAGCGAAACGCAGGTGACGCCCGACACGCCGCCCGTCTTCCTGTGGCATACGTCCGACGACGGGGCGGTGCCGGTCGAAAACAGCCTGGCGTTCGCAACGGCGCTGCGCAAGCAAAAGGTGCCGTTCGATCTTCACGTGTATGCGTTCGGACGTCACGGACTCGGACTGGCGGAGGATGAGAAGCACACGAACGGCTGGACCGGCGCATGCGCTTCGTGGCTGAAGCTGAACGGGTTCTGAACGCGCCGTCCGGCCGCGCGGGCCGACGGTCGTTCGGCCGGACCCGGACCGCGTTGGCCGGCGGCAACGTGCCGCAACTGTCGAGATTTCTCGGCAGTTTTTTTGTTTGGCCGCCTTACCGAAAAGATGCCCGTTCCGGTACGCGCGCGAAACGTTTCAAACGCTCGAGCGCTTCGGCAACCAGCTGCCCCGAAACCGCATACGAGC
Coding sequences within it:
- a CDS encoding phospholipase D-like domain-containing protein — encoded protein: MQKRRSAALAAVLALALLGGCGLTEQGNSGNVAAMEENSIVWAFTQADQQPERQLIGLIDGARETLDIAIYSLTHPDIVQAIKNAHLRGVAVRVITDRTQSSGKSQKEALKLLGSAGIPLKINTHDGLMHLKMTIADRQKASTGSFNYSKAASTRNDEIFMVIDNAEIAGAFADEFENMWNDEDDFETVDARIAQPESDSSGVRAAEGASEEAGETVSPSPAASPAACADPQIKGNINSKGDKIYHMPGGAAYEQTKAEEMFCTEADAEAAGFRPAKK
- a CDS encoding alpha/beta hydrolase, encoding MEQLLWPEGAPYATGSGDEDRPAIFPYVLEGKGNPAVIVFPGGGYGMRAHHEGEPIALWLNSIGISAFVLRYRVAPYQYPCAWLDAQRAIRTVRHEADRYGIDSARVGILGFSAGGHLASTAGTQYDAGRPDAEDAVERQSSRPDLTILCYPVISMDESITHAGSRLNLLGEDPDPELARKMSSETQVTPDTPPVFLWHTSDDGAVPVENSLAFATALRKQKVPFDLHVYAFGRHGLGLAEDEKHTNGWTGACASWLKLNGF